DNA sequence from the Gopherus evgoodei ecotype Sinaloan lineage chromosome 3, rGopEvg1_v1.p, whole genome shotgun sequence genome:
TGTATTAGACAGTCAGATCACATTATTCTACAATCAGATAAGCAGTCCAGTGATGGAACATTCTCTTCAATTTAAACaagacataaaactgtgactcaTTTGGTTACGTTTCTCCAGAAGAGACCAGATTTAGTGttcaggactgggagccaggatttcctGAATCCTAACCCTGGCTGTGACACATGGAGTCATGGGCCAGTCATTTAACTTTCCTTCCTCAGTTTTGTTATGTATAAAATGGCGATAATACTGATCTACCTCACAGGGGGGTAGTGTTAGGACTAgtcagtgtttgtaaagtgctctgaagaTTAAACACACCACACTATGTAAGTGGTAAGTATTACTATCTTCCTCAGTTTGGCTTAGCAGAACAGTGCCACTGTACTAACAAATAACAGAGAGTCCCTGTCCCCAGGAACCTGCATTATATGATTATAGCATATATAAGATACAGTTGTTACCACTGCCATGTGAGATCCAAATTCTGCACAATTGTTACCAAAACTGAAGAGCATTCAGAAATCAATACAGTAAAATGAAAGGAATTGTTACAAAAGAGCACCAAATTCAAACTTGTAAGGGTGTGTAACACATCACTGAAATCCATCTAGTAAATTGGCCACATCAATCATAAATTACAGTGAACACCCTGCAGGGtaatacaaaatatttcatttgcagAAGGGAACTGAATTGGGGTTAATGATGCATTTACCTTTGCGTTCATTAAAGTCTATTGCAGTTAAGAGTTGTGCGTACACCAGGGctaaatttggccccaaattaCACATTTCACGTGGTTTTCAATGAACCTTTAAGGTTTCCACAGTAATATAGATGATCTTAATATACTTATCGTTAGTATATTTTTGTGCACTGAAAACATCTTAGACTCATTCTGAACCAATATGGTGTATACTTACAACTTTTAAACTACAGCTGGGAACCTCAGCGCAAATAGCTTTAAGAGATGAAACAAAGTTAAATGTAAGGGGATCTGTGTCTTTTGAGAAACTTATGAGGAGCCGGACTGTAATATTTCGTAACACTAGTGCTTCTCTTATCTTCCCATCCAAATATGGCCAGTACCTGTGGAGAAAGCACACAATACATTCAGGGGGAAAAGCAATCAATTAGATTTTTACCAAGGCAGACCTAGCCTCACTAgggaaaactaaacaaaacagcaTTTGTCTGCAGTCTAAGGAATCAAACTGAGGTGGCAGGAAGAGTTGTGCTAGACCCTTGTCACCCTGCTTCGCACAAAACCAACCAATCCTGGGGGCAGTGAGACCCTGTTGGCCTGTGTGAGTGAGTACGCCCGAGCTCTCCCCGGGTGGGTGGTTGCAGAGCTGTCCCTGTGGATGCAAAGATTCATGCAAAATGAACTTCTAGTCCTCCCATGCCCAGTGGAGTGATGCACATCTCATCAACCGTATTAAAGCAGATTCGAACAGGAAGTGCAGCTCTCTCAATTCCAAAGAAAAGAGGGAGCTATCAGAAAGCACTGCTTACCTAaaccagagagagaggaagaactcTCAGTTTTAAGCAGAAGGAGCTGTCTTACTTCTTACTTTTTAAAGCCCTGATTGTCAGCCTCTTCCGCATTCTGGGACCTCGGGCCTAGGACTATAATAACCTCAAGAAGTTCCTGCCGGGGGTGGAaaagcagaggaagaagagaTACCCCAGAGCAGGGTCCCTATATTCTTTGGGTGGGATGGGAGTTTGCTCACATGAGGGCTCTGTCTCTCCCCAACTGTCACTGTCCAGTTGCTGGGGAGACGGTGAATTCTTACCCAAACATGACAGCTGTCTCTGTGGCACTATTCTTACTGTCCTTGGCTCACAGCACTCAGCATGGGTCTAGAGATCCCACTCCTGGACGAGGAGCAGGCCAGAAGTGAGAGAGTCTGGCAAGAAACCCAAGGGAGATGTGCAGCTCCCTTCTACCATCAGTCTAGGGAGATTGCCAAAGGAACTCCTTTAATGGGAGGCTGGGAGGATAATGCCGGTTGGGAAGCTATGGCAATGCCTCAAGTTTAAAGCCAAGCTGCCAGTAAAACTGCAAGGGACCTCTCTGCGTAGATGGTCCTGTGTCTCAAGTGGATCATCCCCTCAAATTCACATGGATCTCTGGATTAATCAGGCTAGGGGGACAGATCAGCTGGTTCCTCTATAGAGCGGGGAAAATCCTTGCCTCCTCCATAACAGAGCAACACTACAATTAAAGTTATAAAAGATTTATTCCATTTTAAACCACTAGTATAGCTTTAGACAGTAACTTTCTCCAAAAACGTTCTTGTGGGTCTCAAATTTCTCACCTCTGGTTTTGGAAGGGTTACACATAACCCATTTTTTTCCCAATTATGCAAGGGTGAAAAAAGGCATAAatatagattttcaaaagagccagcAGCCAAAAGCTATCATTAAGGAACCTGAATTAAgtggccagatttccaaaaggctcagctcccagcacctgccttTGAGAGCAATGGAAACTGCTGGATACTTGGTAGTTCTCAATTTAGCCATTTATTCAGCTCcaactgggggaagggggaactgAATAATTTTATTAAGATTTGGCTTCAGTTGTAGgtcctgagcacttttgaaaatctaggccaTAAGAACATTGTGCATAAacctttttgacttttttttgttaTGAGCTAGCTGTAATGTAATATGGCTGGAAGTGCAATCTGTGCTGAGTTTGAAaagatctgttttttaaaataaaattatgacaGCTTCCATACTGTGTATTAGATCCTTCaatatgttctctctctcttttacacacacagacactgtctGGTATTCATGCCAATGCCAATAGCCGTTGTAGCTAGGTGCTGAATACAGTAAGATAAGAAACAGAAGTGAGCTCTACTGTTGTTTTCCTGGGTCTCAGTCACTTGTAGATGGTCAGACTAGACACATTCTGATCTCCTTCCAATAGGGAGATCCACAGCTTAGAACCCAGAACTTAGAAATTTCATCTTAGGTcccaattctgctcccagttaagtcaatggtagaactctcatttatttcaatgagagcagaattgggccctaagaAATTGATCCATAACTATTAACTAAATGCCTGCTATTTATTTTCACCAGCAAGAGCTTTGTCTCATTGCAGCAATGCGCTAATACATTGTGGACACTCACTAACCTTTTAGCATTTGTGTCAAAGACAATAGGGAGGTAATCCATGACAGCTATATAAACAAACTGTTTGGCGTCATCTATAACGTTGTAGATAGCTTCAATATCCAAGACTCTGTCTTTTGGACAAAAGAGTTTGGGAGAATTCTGTGAAGACAAAAAGTCAAATGTTACACTTAAAATAAAAGGAGAGGTGTTTCTTTGTCATCTCAAGGTGAGATTTGCAAATAAAATTACATAAATTAgtggagtcaacagtgtgatactattgcaaataaagcaaacatgattctgggatgcattaacaggtgtgttgtaaacaagacacgagaagtcattcttccgctttactctgcgctggttaggcctcaactggagtattgtgtccagttctgggcaccgcatttcaagaaagatgtggagaaattagagagggtccagagaagagcaacaagaatgattaaaggtcttgagaacatgacctatgaaggaaggctgaaggaattgggtttgtttagtttggaaaagagaagactgagaggggacatgatagcagttttcaggtatctaaaagggtgtcgtcaggaggagggagaaaacttgttcagcttagcctccaatgatagaagaagcagcaatgggcttaaactgcagcaagggagatttaggttggacattaggaaaaagttcctaactgtcagggtagttaaacgctggaatagattgcctagggaagttgtggaatctccatctctggagatatttaagagtaggttagataaatgtctctctgggatggtctagacagtatttggtcctgccatgagggcagggactggactctatgacctctcgaggtcccttccagtcctagagtctatgagtctatgagaatattAACCACTGGTATGTTAAACTATACAGCTGTAATTTCAAGGTACAGAAGGGGAATCAGATAATTGCTGTTTGAGCATTACACAGAATTATAGCTGTagaggaagattttcaaaggggtcaaTTGTAAAAAATAGCCGTTGCTATCAAAGTAGCTCTACTTGAAAGGAAGGTGTTACATGACACATCACAGGATTTTGCTTTAAAGATTCATAGTACTGGTTACATTACAAAGTAGTAGATGTATCCAGGCCACAACACTAACAGGGCACATCATTCATAAATATTATGAATTAGTGTTTATGACCTTAACCTATTTACTGTTTCATGCAAGGTAACATATTGCTAAGAAAATCACAGTTGGTGAAAGGTACTGCTTGCTTCTCTGTAAGGATCTGACCTTTAAAACCTCCTCATTCATGTTGTCTACAAATCACTCTCATCAGGCATTGGTTAGACAAGTGGTGAACATGCGAAACTCTTTATTTTGTTACctcatcttccttccttcccccactctctTGGTCTGCTTTGTCCACATGTTGCATCTTGACAACTATTCTACTGTGGTCTCTCTGGTATAAAGGCTTTCTTTATTTGTCAGTACAGTAACTAGaagaatggggccctgatccttgattgGTGTTCCTAAgtgttattttaataataaaaaatacatagaGTAATTAAGATCATTGGCAGTTCAGAGTATCCATGCTCTCCCAGGATTGAGCCGTGAATTCTCAGAAAAAGCAACTGCattttcttttgtctctctcaGCCACTCAGGAAGACTGTACCGTTGCTAAGCAACTGTACCATGAGGATTCCTGAATGGAGAACCATTGATTTACTGTGATGTTCAGATCTTACACAGCAAGAAAGACTGGAAGACAAGAATTTTTAAGACAATTAATTTAGATTCAGGAAGCaaggtaaaaaaatatatataatttaggtgattcatttttattatctgaATCTGTTTTCTCAGCATATTGTACACATAATTTGATTTATTCCAAAGATAACAGACTATTCTCTCTCTAGAAATGCTCAGGGGTACAAGTTAACAGCAAAAAGACAAACTAGCTACACAACTCAGAGCTGCTGCAGTCTCTCTTGGAAGCAGTTTGATAACTATTGTTGATCGAGAGGCATTTTGAATACAGGGTAAATTGGCAGAGTAAAGTTAATAGACTTGTCTACCATGTTTATTTTCCACAGGAGAGGGTATAGAAGGGCAAGGGACTTGCTGGCCTTCCTATATACCCAtcattggcacagctgcagaaAAAACATTATGAAACTAATCACTAACATTCATGTCTTTGCACAGATATGAAATGCAAATTGTCCATTATGACATTTTTAACATGATTACAGGAGAGACATACAAATAAATTGCTAACCAAcggtggtcattaaagatcccagggCATTTATTTTCAGGATTAGGATTGCtgccctggccaaattccagcttgGATAACTAGATACTAATAGCAAACTTCTCTGTGCCCTTTCAACTGGCTATAGAATTCTTCTGCAGTTCCTTtccatgggtatgtctatactaccagctggattggcgggtagtgtttgatgcatcggggattgatttatcatgtcttatctggatgcaataaattgatccgctaatcgatgcctgtactccacctcggcaggaggagtaagcagtgtcgatgggggagccgcgcCAGTCAACTTGCCACCAGGTaagatggccaggtaagtcgaactaaaatatttcgacttcagctacacaaatagcatagctgaagttgtgtatcttagttcaacccccccgctagtgtagcTCAGGCCTTAGACACTTGAGCAATGCTGCCCGGTGTGAGAAATGATATATTGAAAATCCTGTTTTCAAGAAGGGACAAATCTGGTTTTGGAAACTgcatctttctttccttttcattccCACTTCCTGAACAACCTTTTGGTATAGGAAATAAAGCAAACATGAGGAAAAGAAGATTTATCAGGAGAAACTGCAGCACAGTGGATGGGGGAGCAAAGGAAGATGAAGTGGGTGTAGAACTACCCTTCCATGGTTCAAGTCAGAACTAGATGGTAAGTATCAATCAATATCAATTACGGGGCCTCACCGAGCAAACTGAAGCACAATATCCACTATAGGTCTACCCTAGATCCCATTTTCTTCAGTGTATATGAGGCCTTTTGCAGAGGTCATTTGAAAACTGAGGACAGTTAGCTAGTGATATATAATTGCGGTGTAGGCCCTACACATTCAATCTCCAACCAGGAGGAATGCTAGTATGATACAGCGGCTGGGCGCGTTGGAGTGGATTTgctcctgggagaggggagagtcACTGGTAGGTTAAGTTTTGCAGTatgaggatgtgctctcttctttcATGCATGCGTTTATCAAAAGGACTTGTTTGGAAATGGTTGGTGTCACTTTCACTCACGACCATGCTAAATGTGGTATGAAAGGTAtcttctcccccacactccatttGCTCAGGCTGCGTCATTCTTCACCCTATGATAACCTCATAATAGCAACACATTCTCTGTGACTACAGGCTCATTACTATATTCTCCTCCAAGAAAAGATTTTACCAAGACTCACCATTTGTTCAGAATGGGGCAGCAGGTCTGCAAATTGGTTTGAACAACTAAAATCATATTATACCCACTCTGCCTTCTGCTTATAAAGTCTCAGACTGACTAacttggtggtggtgtttttttaaagtccttAATGGGGTAGGCCCTAGCTCTGTTTGAGATCTTCCTTGAGCATCTTCTCAATAGATATATACGGTCACATACCTTTCAGGGATTCAACTATTGCACATTAGGTGGATGGGGAATCATGCCTTTGCTGTGGGGAGTCCAAGAGCTCATTCTAGTCTTCCATCTCAGTCCATTTCTCCCCATTAAAAAACAGCTTTTTAATATGCTGGGCCTTTTTACTTTCTCCTATTCacttcccccccacaccaccaccattGGTACTGGGCATTCTCAGCCAGTTTTAGCTGTTTCAATGTTGGAGATGTTAAAATGATCTATAAATAAAAGTTTCTGTTGTTATATAGCACTCTGGATGCATTcatggggatggggagaaagTGCTATGTTAATAAGATGATAATGATAATTAATCAACCAAAAGTCACATTGCAAAAAAATAGATACTGGGCTCTAATTTTAGTAAAAATATAACAGGATTTGGACTAGctataattaaaatattagatACAAAATTAATCCATTTAGCTACAAATTCTTTGCTAAGCTGAAACGTACAGGTAATAAGTTAGCCACATGAGGGCTCTCCTGTTCCTTGTTCCTTGACTATAAGAAAAAATATTGAGAATTACAGTACAAGGGAAGAGTAACAATACAAAAGTTAATTTTCAAAGCTCTACATTTATGACAGTGCTCTACATATAGTTAAAATGCCGTGAAAATCAGAGTGAATTTACTATTCTTTGCGTCCACATAATATGAAAAGTGGGAGAAAAAACTATGAATGTCTCCACATTTGGTTACAGATTTTCCCCATAAACAATACACCTATTGAAATGGTTATTTTCTTCCCTGATGAGAAAGTGATCCAGTCTGTCAGCAACCATAGATTTCCCTTGTACTTCTGTCTTGTACAGTCGGTAACTACGGTACTTTCTCTGTAGCTCAGTTTCAGTCACTGCCATGACTCTCAATTTCAACAGCTTATGTTGGTGAATGAAAAGTACTGGTGTGTATATTCTTAAGTTAGGCCACATTGCAGAGAagcacttgagcatgtgcttaagttccatTATTTCTCAagcacttaagtgctttcctgaatcggaATACTTCCAGGGTGCTAAAAACCTAAAAGTGGAAAGGTTATACCTGCAGAAGATTGGGTACACAAGAGTGCTGAAGCACATGTAGCGACAACTCTTTCAACAGTGAGCTGCTGTCAGGGAGTAAGCAGCATCATGGTAGCTATTCACATGTTCTGTCAACATGTGTTCTGTCTTTTTTTGAGTGTGAACATGTGATATTTGACATTTATGGTATTAAACACCAGACTAATACAATGTCTCTATTCAGTTATGTAGTAAAGGCAATGTTGTAATAGGAGGTTCAACTGAGGCCAAATTTCTCGGTCCCAATAAAActcaaatgttaaataatattcccctccccctcacttaAACAGGCAAAGAACAGACATTCTCTTAAGAACTCACCGACACAAAGACTTCTGATTTTGTCTCATTCAGCTGCAGCGTCAGTTTATTTTGTGTATCATACACGCCATACAATCTCTTAGACCAACTTGGAGGCACTTTATTCTTGTATTTTAATGAGCTATACAAGGCAAATATCCTTTGTAAATCTAGGACGAGGCAGCTGCAGTTGTACACAATGACACCAAGCTCTTTCATCTGTGAAATTAAAGTTCATAACATTAACAGGATATTGGCTGACACATGTATCTTTAGAAATATACAGTATgcacataaaatacatttttcatacGTATATGTCttgggtcggcaacctttcagaagtggtgtgccaagtcttcatttattcactctaatttaaggtttcgtgtgccagtaatacattttaacgtttcagaaggtctctttctagaagtctataatatataactaaactattgttgcatgtcaagtaattaatgtttttaaaatgttcaagaagcttcattaaaattaaattaaaatgcagagccccccggaccagtgggcaggacctaggcagtgtgagtgccactgaaaatcagcttgtgcaccacctttggcacgcgtgctataggttgcctacccctggtatatcCTGTATCTGTAGAGAAATATACACCAGATAAGAACAGTGGAGAACATTACCAACAATGGTATGTTAAAGGATAATACATAAACTACATGGCTAATACTAAAGTTTTGATTCAGACAAAAAGATGACAGTGTGAAAAAgttcaatgtatttttttctgaattgtgCACCATAACAAAATATAATAAACCACCAAAGAAACGTCTGATGAATGACATCTACTTGTTACAGAAATGCCCTCCAGTCTGAGATTATTTATAAAGGCTATTTCTTGCTTAGGTGTTGCTTTAGAGCTGCTCCTCTTACAGTTTGTTTGATTTTGCTTGTTTACAATAATAGCATTCATGATCTTCATTTCATTTCTGTGGTGGCTGAGAGGAACAACAAAACCTAGCACCCTGATAGAAAACTACAAGAATAAACCTGATGAATGAAAATGTCCATTTCCCAGACCCTATTCTGGAAAAAATCACATACAGGGGGAGCATCAGGCTTCAACATGTTGCACTCCAAAAATAAGTTATTAGTCAGCTTCAACATACAAACATTACTTAATCAAATTGTATAAACAACAAGACTTAGCCAGCTTTTAACTTAATTCAGAAAGAAGTGGAAAATGTCATAATTCtatgaacacacacaaacacagcacTAGCATTTTAGAATTTAGACTGTATTATAACAGTTCATTTTGTTGGacacaaacaacaacaacctCTCAGTATGGAGACAGAAATTATTCTAAATTGCAGCATATATTCTAGTCAAATAATCTTTGGCATAATAATTATATCCTGATCCTCTGTGTCTACTTGCCTGTATGTTTGAGATTTCTCCTGCCTTCTGTTTTATCTCAATGTTTTTTTACAATCTGAAATTATATTAGCTGTACATAATTATTTTCTAACCCCACTTTTGTACTGCCAGTGCTGCTTTCTTTTTAACTTCCATTATACTGTACATCAGGACTGTGTGACTTAACCAACTTTTCATGACTACTTCTCGATTCTGTCTCAGTGATACGGTTACAATTTTCCTTCGTCTGTATTCATGGTAATCGCTCTCTCTGTCCTTTATTTTAAGAATACTCTCTTTACTATTCCACTCTGTACCCTCTTCCCATTAATGGCAAGGACATAATTATGTCTTAAGAATACACCTCAATTTGTCAGGCTTGGAGCCATTGTAATGATTTCTCTGGCAGGGAACTGGAAGAGAAAAGTTCTGTTCCTTTCCATCTACCAGCTCAAGGACTCCCCCGACTGCACGGTCTGATAGAATGAACATGATGACGGGTGACAGTGACCAATTTTCTATAAATAGTTTTTGTAGCTTATGTTCTGTAAAATGGAAAAACAGGAAACCATCCAAGTCATTGAGGGTGTGTCTATATTGCAAGTAAAGGTGTGACTGTAGCAGTAGTAGCACAGGTAACAACAACAATGTAGACCTGGCAGCATTGACCTCAGAAAGGGCTAGAAACCAGAGCACATTCGCAGGCACCCCAGAAGGGTTGCTAGCCCATGGTGAAGCCTGTGCTGCCATGTCTATTCTGCTACTGTTACCTATGCTAGCTAGGTTAAAGCTAGCAGAGAAATGGCTACTTGCACTACTATCACAGCCTCacttgcactgtagacatacccttggtgaCAAGACAAAAGCTGCTTTGTGATAGAGTGGATCTGCTAATCACTCAATCATTCCAGTGGTAACCAATCAATTTCCAGATTGGAGCTGAACCCTTTCAAGAGTGCATGCTTATCACCTacatttattgtttgtttttttaacattatttaaaactTGATTAGATTTTAGAAGACAATTATGAGCAATCCCTGTTTGCATGCAATCAAGCAGCCAGCCTTCTTCTTTCTTCATCTGCAATCAAAGAATCCTCTCCTGTGACAGAAACATCTTCCTCTACATTGAGTTTATTTTTACAGCTATGTGCAGAATACTCTGTGGTGAGGAAAGGCTGCTCTTTTCCCCATTAATTACAAAGCCCATGATCCTGCAGGCATTTCAGGACATGGGCAGTGAGGATATCTGCCAATGACAGATTTTGCATGAAGATGTATGTTGCCCAATTAAGGGGAAAATACTCCCTTGTTATATTGTGAAGGCTGCTATTGTTATAgacatgactttttaaaaatagtttaagaGGAGGAGTAGAAAGAGAAGGGTTTATATTGAAAGAATAATTATCTGAGGTTTACCCTGTGACTTGCTCTGACTGGAACATGCAGCCAAGCATCATCTTAGAGATTTCTCCTGCCCTAGTAAAATCCTCCAGGGTGACAGCTGATAGGCCGAGCAGTGTTGCTTCATCCAGAGTTTTGGAAGATACTTATATCCTAATGAAAACCCCACTAAAGAACAGACTAAAGAGAACTCACAgcataaagaaaaaaagtctgaAGGAAGTAAATCTTCTGAAATGAAAACAAGAGTGACTAGTGGTGGGTGTAGCAGGAATCTCTAGGACCCTCCTTGAGtaatcattttaataaaatggGTTCAAACTCCTGTTTGCTCAAAGAAATGAATGTCCCAGTCATGAAAGCGACGGACACATCTTGCAACGTGTTTATTTCCATTAGCTCCAAGTGTACGGGGAGCTGAATACACTGGGCATCTTCCAGGATAACACCCACAACATTCATTTATTGCACTGAAGAAAACCTTTTAGCAAATTCATATGACCTTTTAGATCCTGGCCTTTCAGAAACATTGTTGTGCATAACTTCCACTATGTTTGAAACTAGATCCCATTGCAAATGGATGACTGAAGCAGAAGCAGAACACCACCACAGCAGGTTAATACAAAAAACAAATGCAAGCTATATAGAGTGTAATACAAGCCATTAGATCATGATAAATCAATTACTAAGGTATATAATGACCTGAGCTCCTCGGCAGCTTGTAAATAAGAAatcatataataataaaaatatttaaatgccaCTCTAGAACTAAATGGAATTAATCCAGTTTGAAAACACTTGCACATGGATGACACAATTCATTGTAGTGCACTGACACTGTATTTATTGCATACTCTGAAGTCCTCTTTCAAACTGAAATAACTCTGCTGTGAAGTGAGTTAGTCCAGGCTACTGTTTGTGTGCACACAATGCTGTTGTAAACTACTTTGGGAATCCTCCAACTGCTACCCCCACACCGCTTTGTGGGTGACGATCACTgacctgtttgtttacctgtgtGTCCTCCCCTGCTCTTGGGTCAAATTGACTGGATGCCTCCTCCCCAGTGTATAAACTGTCTCTCAGCCAGATTTTCTCCATTTGCTCCTGGATTCCAGTTTATCATAATTGCGATAAGACTCCAGAAACCCTACAACATGCCTCAAGCAGCTGCTTGGAGGCACACTGAGATCTCATCACTATCTAGGGAGAAGCATTGGTGCAGGAAGCTCTTGCAGCCAGCCACTGGAATAAAGATCTTTTTGTGGACATTGATAGACAGATGTCCACAAGACATCTTCAGGATGCTGAACGGTGCTGGATAAAGAGCAAACAGCTCAGGAGCACCTATATTAAATACAACCCAAGCAGCCTCTGTGTATTTGAGATTGCCAGCATAGTGCATGGATATTGCTGGGTGCATGCTGAACAACAGCAATTAGAAAATGGTGTTAGCCTACCCAGAAAGGAagcacagggcagagagagatgaatcatgggatttttaaaaaatctgaactaTCCTCACTTCCTCTATGCATAGTGAGAAAAATCCCAGAAATGCACACTGCTCAGCACAGAATAACCTCCAAGAATGCTACGCCTGTGGTTTGCAGCAAACCACCATTGTGAGTATGCAATAATGTGCATCGACATAGGGCATGCTGTCCCATGTGCACATTTTTCCTGTGACTTGTGTTCTGCATGTTACCTGGCACAGAACAAAAATTAAAGCCCCACATAGAAAAGCCCCACGTTTCCAGGATGTTTTAACTAGGGCTATATATATGATTCCTATACAACAACTCATTACAAAACCTGCAGAACACATAGGAAGTTCTTGTCCCATTGTAGGCACAGATACCATGCTAATAGGGGCCTGTAGTAATAATAATGTGGGAGGAAAGGGAAGTTTGCATTAATAGGAATTACAGAACCTGCATCACTCACCAATGTATTGATAGGAGGATCAATTCCATAAAGCCAAATTTGTTTCCTTGTAAAATATTCTTCTTAATAAGATTACTGGATTACTGTGGCAGTCTTCGCTATAACAGGATTACAGAAGAGAGTGGTTCTCATCACAGATTCAGCTTGTATAATATCTTATTCACAGATCCATCTTCTTGATGTAAAATACAAGAAGGTGTCAATACTGTGAAGACGCAAAGAGAGCTCCAGCATAACCTTTTCTCAGGTTTTACCGCCAGTAAATTGCAGGATTTTAGTTTCCTGCAAACTATTACAGAGTATTTTAGCTAACACTTAGCTGGCATTTCAAATCTCTGGGAGTGTCCTGAGGTAAAAACAAACATAACTATACTCAATATCTGTCCACTTGGCTTACCAACATGAGTGTGTGCAGTGCAGATGTTCCTCACACTTTATATCaaagaaaaactaaaacaaaactaaGCAATAAGCCAAAAAGGAATCAAATCTAACACTTTGCTGCCTCTCTTTCATAACTCTTCCCTTTTACTACTGTTGGCAAATACTGATTAGGAAAAAAGAGTACAAATCACACACAGCAGTAGAGGCTGCCTATCCTCTCAGTCAGTgagtaaaacaaagaaaaaagagaaagtgaCCAGGTCATAGTATTTGGGACTGAGTAAACAGGAGatctcattttgtattttttcccaCCCACAGAGCAGTACAAAATATAAGGCTTAACCCGTGAGTCTTTTTA
Encoded proteins:
- the PLD5 gene encoding inactive phospholipase D5 isoform X2 — encoded protein: MNMTAYNEGRLQSSFWIVDKQHVYIGSASLDWRSLGQMKELGVIVYNCSCLVLDLQRIFALYSSLKYKNKVPPSWSKRLYGVYDTQNKLTLQLNETKSEVFVSNSPKLFCPKDRVLDIEAIYNVIDDAKQFVYIAVMDYLPIVFDTNAKRYWPYLDGKIREALVLRNITVRLLISFSKDTDPLTFNFVSSLKAICAEVPSCSLKVKFFDLEEENACFLKEQKNTSLPKLNRNKYMVTDGAAYIGNFDWVGNDFTQNAGAGIVINQADVANNTSIVKQLKAVFERDWYSHYAKSLQPTKIPNCLNYKLNKAVASKTAMN